The DNA window GTGAGCAATTCTTAAGGATTCTTAAGCCTACAGGAACATTTATTCTCAATATTAAAGAAAAGATTGTTGATGGTGAACGGCATACATACGTCATTGAATTGATACTTGGGCTTAGGCAACAGGGGTGGCTTTGGACCGAAGAGTTTGTCTGGCATAAGAAAAATTGTCATCCAGGCAAAAGGCCAAATCGGTTCCGTGATGCCTGGGAGCGTTGTCTCCAATTCAACAAAACTCGACAATTCCACATGTATCAGGAAGAGGTAATGGTGCCGATGGGAGACTGGGCAAAAACCCGTTTGAAACACCTTGGTACTAATGACGTGATACGATTCAATTCACAAGTCGGCAGCGGATTCGGGAAAAATATTGCAAATTGGGTGGGACGCGATATGAATTTCCTTGGCAAACAATTTTCTTATAACAATTGAGCAAAACTGGATTGAAGGTAATAATGAGTTACGAAGGTAAAATGTATGAACAATTTGCTATGCCAACACGGAAACAAGTTGAGCAGGATTTACTTCGCGCATTATTGAAACATGGTGGTATAATCAAAGAGTTTAGTTTGGGACAAGAAATTGTTGATGAAATAGCGAATGATTTTGGACTGAGTGAACAGCAACGCACTGCCTTCTTGCAAACTGTATATCGCAAAGAGAATCGTGTTAAGAAATCTCTCCTCTG is part of the Syntrophales bacterium genome and encodes:
- a CDS encoding DNA methyltransferase; this translates as MSILQDYPDSSFDLIVTSPPYADCRAKSYGGVSPDAYVEWFLPRSEQFLRILKPTGTFILNIKEKIVDGERHTYVIELILGLRQQGWLWTEEFVWHKKNCHPGKRPNRFRDAWERCLQFNKTRQFHMYQEEVMVPMGDWAKTRLKHLGTNDVIRFNSQVGSGFGKNIANWVGRDMNFLGKQFSYNN